In Corvus moneduloides isolate bCorMon1 chromosome 3, bCorMon1.pri, whole genome shotgun sequence, one DNA window encodes the following:
- the HEY2 gene encoding hairy/enhancer-of-split related with YRPW motif protein 2, translated as MKRPCEETTSDSDMDETIDVGSENNYSGQSNSSVIRSNSPTTTSQIMARKKRRGIIEKRRRDRINNSLSELRRLVPTAFEKQGSAKLEKAEILQMTVDHLKMLQATGGKGYFDAHSLAMDFMSIGFRECLTEVARYLTSVEGLDTSDPLRVRLVSHLSTCASQREAAAMTSSMAHHHHPLHPHHWAAAFHHLPAALLQPNGLHASDAAPCRLSSDVPPHGSALLTATFAHADAALRVPSAGSIAPCVPPLSTSLLSLSATVHAAAAAATAAAQSFPLSFTGTFPMLPPSAAAAVAAATAITPPLAVSATASPQQAGTGGGTKPYRPWGTEVGAF; from the exons ATGAAGCGACCTTGCGAGGAAACTACCTCAGACAGCGATATGGACGAAACTATAGACGTGGGGAGCGAGAACAACTACTCGGG GCAAAGTAATAGTTCTGTCATTCGATCAAATTCCCCAACAACAACATCTCAGATAATGgccagaaagaaaagaagaggg ATTATAGAGAAAAGGCGCCGTGATCGTATAAATAACAGTTTATCAGAGCTGAGGCGGCTTGTGccaactgcttttgaaaaacaa GGATCTGCCAAATTAGAAAAAGCGGAAATACTGCAAATGACAGTGGATCATCTGAAGATGCTGCAGGCAACAGGAGGTAAAG GTTATTTTGATGCTCATTCCCTGGCCATGGATTTCATGAGCATCGGCTTCCGGGAGTGCTTGACAGAAGTTGCGAGGTACCTGACTTCGGTGGAAGGTCTCGACACGTCCGACCCCCTGCGTGTTAGACTCGTGTCTCACCTGAGCACCTGTGCCTCTCAGAGGGAAGCTGCTGCCATGACGTCCTCCATggcccaccaccaccaccccttGCACCCTCACCACTGGGCAGCCGCCTTCCACCACCTCCCGGCCGCTCTGCTGCAGCCGAACGGACTCCACGCCTCCGATGCTGCCCCGTGCAGACTCTCCTCGGACGTGCCCCCGCACGGCTCCGCCCTGCTCACGGCCACCTTCGCCCACGCCGATGCCGCCCTCAGAGTTCCCTCCGCTGGCAGCATcgctccctgtgtccctcctcTCTCTACCTCCCTCTTGTCCCTGTCGGCCACTGTTCACGCcgcggcagcagcagccacagctgctgcccagagctTCCCCCTCTCCTTCACCGGCACCTTCCCGATGCTTCCCCccagcgcggccgccgccgtCGCAGCGGCGACCGCCATCACCCCTCCGCTGGCCGTGTCAGCCACTGCCAGCCCTCAGCAGGCTGGCACCGGGGGCGGCACGAAACCCTACCGACCCTGGGGGACTGAAGTTGGAGCCTTTTAA